One genomic window of Cygnus olor isolate bCygOlo1 chromosome 3, bCygOlo1.pri.v2, whole genome shotgun sequence includes the following:
- the BEND6 gene encoding BEN domain-containing protein 6 isoform X1 has product MKKFTLFDFVNDNSLQIGETSWIQDLPSDDSELERLLKRNEHVLVNWPVGERKTEKHLVKVVYMSDDPQELVEMMQKILQADEITKIQVVGKGKRKRIEMIFSESEDSDLDKEQEKMMKHMKRKKSFQASAPANILSQLETSLINKQREPYSGSNFLYSESSSDDEEPLFQLSKVELCAKIKSLKRKLTDTMRENCRLRQSLVMLQVLPQAVTHFEELVGMAEALLKGGVTTSTSSLHSHAVWKASNSSLADTYAAMHSNSSSPITLNGEDEEQQTEKQFKIEKWQIALCNKSKPQKFINDLMQALYTHEYMATHSLTGAKSSSSKDKAAKPAMNQNEVQEIIGITKQLFPNTDDALIRRMMGQKLNNCTKKPILGKDLNSGAFQKHGFCGSTAAPQGIIPSAVTPRTQDQQDDDSPAATAQIQQSHSRLTPPPPSTQGQQECSKSTSSKVESHLSSSSPAPSANQGCRQDLRNSDKE; this is encoded by the exons atgaaaaaattcaCACTGTTTGATTTTGTAAATGACAACTCgctccaaattggagagactTCGTGGATTCAGGATCTTCCCAGTGATGACAGTGAACTGGAAAGACTTCTGAAACGAAATGAGCACGTGCTAGTAAACTGGCCTgtgggagaaagaaagacagaaaagcaccTAGTAAAAGTTGTGTACATGAGTG ATGACCCCCAAGAGTTGGTGGAAATGATGCAAAAGATATTACAAGCAgatgaaattacaaaaatacaagtCGTTGGAAAAGGCAAGAGGAAGAGAATAGAAATGATATTCTCAGAAAGTGAAGATAGTGACCTGGATAAAGAACAG GAGAAGATGATGAAgcatatgaaaagaaagaaatcatttcagGCATCTGCCCCTGCCAACATCCTCAGTCAACTTGAAACATCTTTAATTAACAAACAG agaGAACCATATTCAGGAAGCAACTTTCTGTACAGTGAAAGTAGCAGTGATGATGAAGAGCCTTTATTTCAACTATCCAAGGTAGAACTGTGTGCCAAAATAAAAAGTCTCAAGAGGAAGCTGACAGACACCATGAGAGAAAACTGCCGCCTAAGGCAGTCCCTGGTAATGCTTCAAG TGTTGCCACAGGCAGTCACCCATTTTGAGGAACTGGTAGGAATGGCTGAAGCACTGCTCAAAGGGGGAGTGACAACATCTACATCTAGTCTTCATTCACATGCTGTTTGGAAAGCGTCTAACAGCTCTCTAGCAGATACATATGCAGCTATGCATAGTAACTCCAGCTCACCAATAACTTTGAATGGAGAAGATGAGGAACAACAGACTGAAAAACAg ttcaaGATCGAAAAGTGGCAGATTGCACTTTGTAACAAGAGCAAACCTCAAAAGTTTATAAATGACTTGATGCAAGCACTTTACACACATGAGTACATGGCTACGCACAGCCTGACAGGTGCAAAATCCTCCTCTTCAAAGGATAAAGCAGCGAAACCAGCTATGAATCAGAATGAAGTTCAGGAAATCATAG GCATCACAAAACAGTTGTTTCCAAACACAGATGATGCTTTAATTAGGCGAATGATGGGACAGAAACTGAACAATTGCACCAAGAAGCCAATTTTAGGCAAAGATCTTAACTCAGGTGCTTTTCAGAAGCATGGCTTTTG TGGTTCAACAGCTGCTCCTCAGGGCATCATCCCTTCAGCTGTTACACCCCGCACCCAAGACCAGCAGGATGATGATTCACCAGCTGCTACTGCACAAATTCAGCAAAGCCACAGCCGTctgactccaccacctcccagcACACAAGGTCAGCAGGAGTGTTCCAAATCCACTTCTTCTAAGGTGGAGTCTCATCTCTCCAGCAGCTCACCAGCGCCCTCTGCCAACCAGGGTTGCAGACAGGACCTCAGGAATTCAGATAAGGAGTAA
- the BEND6 gene encoding BEN domain-containing protein 6 isoform X2, producing MKKFTLFDFVNDNSLQIGETSWIQDLPSDDSELERLLKRNEHVLVNWPVGERKTEKHLVKVVYMSDDPQELVEMMQKILQADEITKIQVVGKGKRKRIEMIFSESEDSDLDKEQEKMMKHMKRKKSFQASAPANILSQLETSLINKQREPYSGSNFLYSESSSDDEEPLFQLSKVELCAKIKSLKRKLTDTMRENCRLRQSLVMLQVLPQAVTHFEELVGMAEALLKGGVTTSTSSLHSHAVWKASNSSLADTYAAMHSNSSSPITLNGEDEEQQTEKQFKIEKWQIALCNKSKPQKFINDLMQALYTHEYMATHSLTGAKSSSSKDKAAKPAMNQNEVQEIIVVQQLLLRASSLQLLHPAPKTSRMMIHQLLLHKFSKATAV from the exons atgaaaaaattcaCACTGTTTGATTTTGTAAATGACAACTCgctccaaattggagagactTCGTGGATTCAGGATCTTCCCAGTGATGACAGTGAACTGGAAAGACTTCTGAAACGAAATGAGCACGTGCTAGTAAACTGGCCTgtgggagaaagaaagacagaaaagcaccTAGTAAAAGTTGTGTACATGAGTG ATGACCCCCAAGAGTTGGTGGAAATGATGCAAAAGATATTACAAGCAgatgaaattacaaaaatacaagtCGTTGGAAAAGGCAAGAGGAAGAGAATAGAAATGATATTCTCAGAAAGTGAAGATAGTGACCTGGATAAAGAACAG GAGAAGATGATGAAgcatatgaaaagaaagaaatcatttcagGCATCTGCCCCTGCCAACATCCTCAGTCAACTTGAAACATCTTTAATTAACAAACAG agaGAACCATATTCAGGAAGCAACTTTCTGTACAGTGAAAGTAGCAGTGATGATGAAGAGCCTTTATTTCAACTATCCAAGGTAGAACTGTGTGCCAAAATAAAAAGTCTCAAGAGGAAGCTGACAGACACCATGAGAGAAAACTGCCGCCTAAGGCAGTCCCTGGTAATGCTTCAAG TGTTGCCACAGGCAGTCACCCATTTTGAGGAACTGGTAGGAATGGCTGAAGCACTGCTCAAAGGGGGAGTGACAACATCTACATCTAGTCTTCATTCACATGCTGTTTGGAAAGCGTCTAACAGCTCTCTAGCAGATACATATGCAGCTATGCATAGTAACTCCAGCTCACCAATAACTTTGAATGGAGAAGATGAGGAACAACAGACTGAAAAACAg ttcaaGATCGAAAAGTGGCAGATTGCACTTTGTAACAAGAGCAAACCTCAAAAGTTTATAAATGACTTGATGCAAGCACTTTACACACATGAGTACATGGCTACGCACAGCCTGACAGGTGCAAAATCCTCCTCTTCAAAGGATAAAGCAGCGAAACCAGCTATGAATCAGAATGAAGTTCAGGAAATCATAG TGGTTCAACAGCTGCTCCTCAGGGCATCATCCCTTCAGCTGTTACACCCCGCACCCAAGACCAGCAGGATGATGATTCACCAGCTGCTACTGCACAAATTCAGCAAAGCCACAGCCGTctga